A window of Zingiber officinale cultivar Zhangliang chromosome 5A, Zo_v1.1, whole genome shotgun sequence contains these coding sequences:
- the LOC121981350 gene encoding translation factor GUF1 homolog, mitochondrial isoform X2, translating to MFHRHVVDHLYSSDAQMTPTYLLNLIDTPGHVDFSYEVSRSLAACQGALLVVDAAQGVQAQTVANFYLAFESNLSIIPVINKIDQPTADPERVKAQLKSLFDLDPKDALLTSAKTGQGLEQVLPSVIERIPPPPGKCDSPLRMLLLDSYYDEYKGVICHVAVVDGTLRKGDKIASAATGQSYEILDVGIMHPELTSTGMLFTGQVGYIVSGMRSTKEARVGDTLHYAKSTVTPLSGFKPAKHMVFSGLYPANGSDFDALNHAIERLTCNDASVSVAKESSTALGMGFRCGFLGLLHMDVFHQRLEQEYGAQIISTIPTVPYIFEFSDGSKIQVQNPAALPSTAAKRVTACWEPTVIATIIIPTEFVGPIITLCSERRGEQLEYSFIDSQRALMKYRLPLREIIVDFYDELKSITSGYASFDYEDSEYQKSDLVKLDLLLNGQPVDAMATIVHNLKAQRIGRELVDKLKKFIDRHMFEITIQAAVGSKIIARETLSAMRKNVLAKCYGGDITRKRKLLEKQKEGKKRMKRVGSVDIPQEAFHELLKTS from the exons ATGTTCCATAGACATGTTGTAGATCACCTGTATTCTTCTGATGCACAAATGACACCTACTTATTTATTAAACCTGATTGACACTCCTGGTCATGTGGATTTCAGCTATGAGGTATCGAGATCTCTTGCTGCTTGCCAGGGTGCGCTTTTAGTTGTTGATGCTGCTCAAGGAGTTCAGGCACAGACAGTTGCTAACTTTTATCTTGCATTTGAATCTAATTTAAGTATAATCCCTGTGATAAACAAAATCGACCAACCTACTGCTGATCCAGAGCGTGTTAAAGCTCAGTTGAAGTCATTGTTTGATCTTGATCCAAAAGATGCCCTTCTAACTTCTGCAAAAACTGGTCAAGGGCTTGAACAAGTCTTACCTTCTGTTATAGAGCGCATACCTCCTCCTCCTGGAAAATGTGACTCACCTTTGCGAATGCTTTTGTTGGATTCCTATTATGATGAGTATAAAGGCGTAATTTGCCATGTTGCTGTGGTTGATGGCACTCTTCGCAAAGGGGACAAGATTGCTTCTGCAGCAACTGGTCAAAGTTATGAGATATTAGATGTTGGCATAATGCATCCAGAACTTACTTCTACTGGAATGTTATTTACTGGACAGGTTGGTTACATTGTTAGTGGGATGCGTTCTACAAAGGAGGCACGGGTTGGTGATACACTGCACTATGCCAAAAGCACTGTTACACCTCTTTCAG GTTTCAAGCCTGCAAAGCACATGGTTTTTTCAGGGCTTTATCCAGCTAATGGATCTGACTTTGATGCTCTCAATCATGCAATAGAGCGATTAACTTGCAATGATGCAAGTGTATCAGTCGCCAAAGAGTCTAGTACTGCACTTGGGATGGGTTTCAG GTGTGGCTTTTTAGGCTTGCTTCACATGGATGTCTTTCATCAGCGGCTTGAGCAA GAGTATGGAGCTCAGATCATATCTACAATACCTACTGTACCTTACATATTTGAGTTCTCAGATGGAAG TAAGATACAGGTTCAAAATCCTGCTGCACTTCCTTCAACTGCTGCAAAACGTGTCACTGCTTGTTGGGAACCTACTGTCATTGCCACCATTATAATTCCAACTGA GTTTGTCGGGCCTATTATCACACTTTGTtcagagaggagaggagagcagCTGGAATATTCTTTTATCGACAG TCAGAGAGCACTCATGAAATACCGATTGCCATTAAGGGAAATTATTGTTGACTTCTATGATGAGTTAAAAAGTATAACATCGGGATATGCTTCATTTGACTATGAGGATTCTGA GTATCAAAAATCTGATTTGGTTAAACTTGATCTCCTCCTCAATGGGCAACCAGTTGATGCCATGGCGACAATTGTCCATAACCTTAAGGCACAAAGGATTGGCCGAGAGTTGGTGGACAAACTAAAGAAATTTATAGACAG ACATATGTTTGAGATAACAATACAAGCTGCAGTTGGATCAAAAATTATTGCAAGGGAGAC
- the LOC121981350 gene encoding translation factor GUF1 homolog, mitochondrial isoform X1 → MAALVRSSRALTSKLRRYLLRRPYPSISPSSLLGFDPSGEIYPFMFLDERKFCSQSRHDGRGGGIDLSQYPPERIRNFSIIAHVDHGKSTLADRLLELTGTIRKGHGQPQYLDKLQVERERGITVKAQTAAMFHRHVVDHLYSSDAQMTPTYLLNLIDTPGHVDFSYEVSRSLAACQGALLVVDAAQGVQAQTVANFYLAFESNLSIIPVINKIDQPTADPERVKAQLKSLFDLDPKDALLTSAKTGQGLEQVLPSVIERIPPPPGKCDSPLRMLLLDSYYDEYKGVICHVAVVDGTLRKGDKIASAATGQSYEILDVGIMHPELTSTGMLFTGQVGYIVSGMRSTKEARVGDTLHYAKSTVTPLSGFKPAKHMVFSGLYPANGSDFDALNHAIERLTCNDASVSVAKESSTALGMGFRCGFLGLLHMDVFHQRLEQEYGAQIISTIPTVPYIFEFSDGSKIQVQNPAALPSTAAKRVTACWEPTVIATIIIPTEFVGPIITLCSERRGEQLEYSFIDSQRALMKYRLPLREIIVDFYDELKSITSGYASFDYEDSEYQKSDLVKLDLLLNGQPVDAMATIVHNLKAQRIGRELVDKLKKFIDRHMFEITIQAAVGSKIIARETLSAMRKNVLAKCYGGDITRKRKLLEKQKEGKKRMKRVGSVDIPQEAFHELLKTS, encoded by the exons ATGGCTGCTCTGGTTCGATCTTCCAGAGCGCTGACGTCAAAGCTTCGGCGGTATCTTCTCCGTCGACCCTATCCATCAATCTCTCCTTCATCTTTGCTGGGTTTTGATCCGTCGGGAGAGATCTATCCATTCATGTTTTTGGATGAACGCAAATTTTGTTCCCAGTCTCGCCATGATGGCCGAGGTGGTGGGATAGATTTGAGCCAATACCCGCCCGAACGGATTCGGAACTTCTCCATCATCGCCCACGTCGATCATGGAAAATCCACACTTGCAGATAGGCTTTTGGAGCTTACGGGCACCATCAGGAAGGGACACGGCCAACCTCAGTACCTTGACAAGCTTCAG GTAGAAAGGGAGAGGGGCATAACAGTCAAAGCACAGACAGCAGCTATGTTCCATAGACATGTTGTAGATCACCTGTATTCTTCTGATGCACAAATGACACCTACTTATTTATTAAACCTGATTGACACTCCTGGTCATGTGGATTTCAGCTATGAGGTATCGAGATCTCTTGCTGCTTGCCAGGGTGCGCTTTTAGTTGTTGATGCTGCTCAAGGAGTTCAGGCACAGACAGTTGCTAACTTTTATCTTGCATTTGAATCTAATTTAAGTATAATCCCTGTGATAAACAAAATCGACCAACCTACTGCTGATCCAGAGCGTGTTAAAGCTCAGTTGAAGTCATTGTTTGATCTTGATCCAAAAGATGCCCTTCTAACTTCTGCAAAAACTGGTCAAGGGCTTGAACAAGTCTTACCTTCTGTTATAGAGCGCATACCTCCTCCTCCTGGAAAATGTGACTCACCTTTGCGAATGCTTTTGTTGGATTCCTATTATGATGAGTATAAAGGCGTAATTTGCCATGTTGCTGTGGTTGATGGCACTCTTCGCAAAGGGGACAAGATTGCTTCTGCAGCAACTGGTCAAAGTTATGAGATATTAGATGTTGGCATAATGCATCCAGAACTTACTTCTACTGGAATGTTATTTACTGGACAGGTTGGTTACATTGTTAGTGGGATGCGTTCTACAAAGGAGGCACGGGTTGGTGATACACTGCACTATGCCAAAAGCACTGTTACACCTCTTTCAG GTTTCAAGCCTGCAAAGCACATGGTTTTTTCAGGGCTTTATCCAGCTAATGGATCTGACTTTGATGCTCTCAATCATGCAATAGAGCGATTAACTTGCAATGATGCAAGTGTATCAGTCGCCAAAGAGTCTAGTACTGCACTTGGGATGGGTTTCAG GTGTGGCTTTTTAGGCTTGCTTCACATGGATGTCTTTCATCAGCGGCTTGAGCAA GAGTATGGAGCTCAGATCATATCTACAATACCTACTGTACCTTACATATTTGAGTTCTCAGATGGAAG TAAGATACAGGTTCAAAATCCTGCTGCACTTCCTTCAACTGCTGCAAAACGTGTCACTGCTTGTTGGGAACCTACTGTCATTGCCACCATTATAATTCCAACTGA GTTTGTCGGGCCTATTATCACACTTTGTtcagagaggagaggagagcagCTGGAATATTCTTTTATCGACAG TCAGAGAGCACTCATGAAATACCGATTGCCATTAAGGGAAATTATTGTTGACTTCTATGATGAGTTAAAAAGTATAACATCGGGATATGCTTCATTTGACTATGAGGATTCTGA GTATCAAAAATCTGATTTGGTTAAACTTGATCTCCTCCTCAATGGGCAACCAGTTGATGCCATGGCGACAATTGTCCATAACCTTAAGGCACAAAGGATTGGCCGAGAGTTGGTGGACAAACTAAAGAAATTTATAGACAG ACATATGTTTGAGATAACAATACAAGCTGCAGTTGGATCAAAAATTATTGCAAGGGAGAC